A genomic segment from Glycine soja cultivar W05 chromosome 18, ASM419377v2, whole genome shotgun sequence encodes:
- the LOC114394741 gene encoding probable tRNA (guanine(26)-N(2))-dimethyltransferase 2, whose translation MQLLWEEIQYGWTYMVCSYPGSRMGDFYTSRREIYERKVSCISSHIRGIATLFLSLHNLCATLKCTSPSAIIFRSAVINAGYHISGTHVNPQGLKSDAPMDVIWDIMRCWVKDHPVKAQPADQPGSVIFAKEPVLRANFARAVSTLSKAQAKKVARFLPNPERHWGPKLRAGRQINSKRVSVLG comes from the exons ATGCAATTATTGTGGGAAGAAATTCAATATGGGTGGACCTATATGGTCTGCTCCTATCCAGGATCAAGAATGGGTGACTTCTATACTAGCAGACGTGAAATCTATGAAAGAAAGGTATCCTGCATATCATCGCATATCAGAG GAATTGCCACACTGTTTCTGAGTCTGCATAATCTCTGTGCAACACTTAAATGCACTTCTCCATCAGCAATAATTTTCCGTTCGGCCGTGATTAATGCAGGCTATCATATATCTGGAACTCATGTTAATCCACAAGGACTGAAATCAGATGCACCCATGGATGTTATTTGGGATATAATGCGCTGCTGG GTAAAAGATCATCCTGTGAAAGCTCAACCAGCAGATCAACCAGGAAGTGTTATATTTGCAAAGGAACCTGTTCTTCGG GCTAATTTTGCTCGAGCTGTATCGACTCTTAGCAAGGCACAAGCTAAGAAGGTTGCACGCTTTCTTCCAAATCCTGAAAGGCACTGGGGTCCTAAACTTAGGGCAGGACGTCAAATTAATAGCAAGCGTGTCTCTGTATTGGGTTAA
- the LOC114397569 gene encoding protein COBRA-like — protein sequence MGFSLLPKATPCILFLALLFCTCFTSTDAYDPLDPNGNITIKWDIISWTPDGYVAVVTMNNFQQYRHIASPGWSMGWTWAKKEVIWSMMGGQTTEQGDCSKFKGGIPHCCKKDPTVVDLLPGTPYNQQIANCCKGGVLSSWAQDPTNAVSSFQVSVGRAGTTNKTVKVPKNFTLKAPGPGYTCGPAKIVAPTKFITSDKRRVTQALMTWNVTCTYSQFLAQKTPSCCVSLSSFYNDTLVPCPTCACGCQSNSSRSGTCVDPDTPHLASVVAGSGKNNFSPLVQCTRHMCPVRIHWHVKLNYKEYWRVKVTITNFNYRMNYSEWNMVVQHPNFDNLTQLFSFNYKSLTPYGSINDTAMLWGVKFYNDFLNQAGPNGNVQSELLFRKDKATFTFDKGWAFPRRVYFNGDNCVMPPPDSYPWLPNAGARQEVSLFSLVIASLVALVFYAHA from the exons ATGGGCTTCTCTCTGTTACCAAAAGCAACTCCTTGCATTTTGTTCTTGGCTCTGCTGTTTTGTACTTGCTTCACTTCAACAG ATGCTTATGATCCGCTTGACCCAAATGGGAATATCACAATCAAATGGGATATTATAAGCTGGACCCCTGATGGATATGTG GCTGTTGTTACGATGAACAACTTCCAACAATATCGTCATATCGCTTCACCTGGCTGGTCAATGGGATGGACATGGGCGAAAAAGGAGGTAATATGGAGCATGATGGGAGGGCAGACCACTGAACAAGGGGATTGTTCAAAATTTAAGGGTGGTATTCCACATTGCTGTAAGAAAGATCCGACAGTTGTAGATTTGCTTCCTGGAACACCTTACAATCAACAAATTGCAAATTGCTGCAAAGGTGGGGTGCTCAGTTCATGGGCGCAGGATCCAACCAATGCAGTTTCATCATTTCAAGTCAGTGTTGGTAGAGCTGGAACCACAAACAAAACTGTCAAAGTCCCCAAAAACTTCACCTTGAAAGCACCAGGACCAGGTTATACTTGTGGGCCAGCCAAGATTGTGGCACCCACTAAATTCATTACTTCAGACAAAAGGAGAGTGACCCAAGCACTGA TGACATGGAATGTGACAtgcacatactcacaatttctgGCTCAGAAAACTCCCTCTTGCTGTGTCTCACTTTCATCTTTCTATAATGATACCCTTGTTCCCTGCCCAACATGTGCATGTGGCTGCCAAAGTAACTCGTCTCGGTCAGGGACCTGTGTAGA TCCAGATACACCACATTTGGCATCAGTTGTTGCTGGCTCTGGGAAGAATAACTTTTCACCTTTGGTTCAATGTACTAGACATATGTGCCCAGTCCGTATCCACTGGCATGTTAAGCTTAACTACAAGGAGTACTGGCGTGTGAAGGTTACtattactaattttaattacaGGATGAATTATTCTGAGTGGAACATGGTTGTTCAACATCCAAACTTTGACAATCTGACTCAGCTGTTCAGTTTCAACTACAAGTCATTGACTCCTTATGGTTCAATAA ATGATACTGCAATGCTATGGGGAGTTAAGTTCTATAATGATTTTCTCAACCAAGCTGGCCCTAATGGCAATGTTCAATCAGAGCTACTCTTCCGAAAGGATAAAGCAACTTTTACTTTTGATAAGGGTTGGGCTTTTCCTCGAAGGGTCTACTTCAACGGTGACAACTGTGTAATGCCACCACCTGATTCTTATCCGTGGTTACCTAATGCTGGTGCTAGGCAAGAGGTTTCCTTGTTTTCTTTAGTGATAGCATCTTTGGTAGCCTTGGTATTTTATGCTCACGCATAA
- the LOC114397570 gene encoding COBRA-like protein 4, which produces MRVVISAVCAIVLFSYAAAYDPLDPNGNITIKWDVVSWTPDGYVAVVTMSNFQMFRHIMNPGWTLGWTWAKKEVIWSMVGAQTTEQGDCSKFKGNVPHCCKKTPTVVDLLPGVPYNQQFSNCCKGGVVAAWGQDPSSAVSSFQVSIGLAGTSNKTVKLPKNFTLLGPGPGYTCGPAKVVPSTVFLTPDKRRKTQALMTWNVTCTYSQFLARKNPGCCVSLSSFYNETITPCPTCACGCQNRRNCVKSDSKRINMVGIHTPKKDNEPLLQCTHHMCPIRVHWHVKLNYKDYWRVKVAVTNFNYRMNYSLWTLAVQHPNLNNVTQVFSFDYKPLLPYESINDTGMFYGMKYFNDLLMEAGPTGNVQSEILLQKNQETFTFKQGWAFPRKVYFNGEECMLPPPDSYPILPNSAPVNLLNFPAFIFTMLVMIAVW; this is translated from the exons ATGAGGGTTGTTATATCAGCAGTATGTGCTATTGTGCTATTCTCTTATGCAG CTGCGTACGATCCTTTGGATCCAAACGGAAACATAACGATCAAATGGGATGTTGTGTCATGGACACCAGATGGCTATGTG GCTGTGGTAACAATGAGCAATTTCCAAATGTTTCGGCACATCATGAATCCTGGATGGACCTTGGGATGGACATGGGCAAAGAAGGAAGTTATATGGTCCATGGTAGGAGCTCAAACCACAGAACAAGGAGACTGTTCTAAGTTCAAAGGCAATGTACCTCACTGCTGCAAGAAAACTCCCACAGTTGTAGACTTGCTCCCTGGTGTGCCTTACAACCAGCAATTCTCAAACTGTTGTAAGGGTGGAGTGGTGGCAGCATGGGGCCAAGACCCTTCATCAGCAGTCTCATCCTTCCAAGTGAGTATTGGGCTAGCCGGTACTTCAAACAAGACAGTTAAACTCCCCAAGAATTTCACTCTCTTGGGTCCAGGACCAGGCTACACTTGTGGTCCTGCCAAGGTTGTTCCTTCCACCGTTTTCCTTACACCTGACAAGCGCCGCAAGACTCAAGCACTAA TGACATGGAATGTTACTtgcacatactcacaatttctgGCTAGAAAGAACCCGGGTTGCTGTGTATCTCTGTCATCCTTCTACAATGAGACCATTACCCCTTGCCCCACTTGTGCCTGTGGCTGCCAGAACAGGAGGAACTGTGTCAA GAGTGACTCTAAACGTATCAACATGGTGGGGATTCACACTCCAAAGAAAGACAATGAACCATTGCTACAGTGCACTCATCATATGTGTCCAATAAGGGTGCACTGGCACGTGAAGCTCAACTATAAGGACTATTGGCGAGTCAAGGTTGCTGTGACGAATTTCAACTACAGGATGAATTACTCCCTCTGGACTCTTGCTGTTCAGCATCCAAATCTTAACAATGTCACCCAAGTTTTTAGCTTTGATTACAAGCCTTTACTTCCCTATGAGTCCATAA ATGACACTGGTATGTTCTATGGCATGAAATACTTTAATGATCTCTTAATGGAAGCTGGACCAACTGGGaatgttcaatcagaaattctTCTTCAGAAGAACCAGGAAACATTCACATTCAAGCAAGGATGGGCATTTCCTCGCAAGGTCTACTTTAATGGTGAGGAATGCATGCTGCCACCTCCTGATAGCTACCCGATCCTCCCTAATTCTGCCCCTGTGAACTTATTAAACTTCCCAGCATTCATTTTCACAATGCTTGTCATGATAGCTGTTTGGTGA